The following proteins are encoded in a genomic region of Montipora foliosa isolate CH-2021 chromosome 8, ASM3666993v2, whole genome shotgun sequence:
- the LOC138013169 gene encoding uncharacterized protein — protein MSENESWEHEINGKLSDLVACVERRERELVQRSQKLESDREGFEQEMKIKRQEQEKVIEQQYKDLEEMRVKIENEKKRMHEVYEFQSSPVHLNIGGHRFTTSLQTLRRDQDSMLATMFSGRHKLLQEPDGSYFVDRDGTHFRHILNYLRDGFHAEMFPQDELSLRQIVNEAQYYQLNGLIAGIETVLDPPPPAPDFTQTEINDMLATLTRQSTSSASPPPGLDLGTSRPKLADFVFHNMTKTNLDFSRKNLAGLSFAHTTFAHNVSFVDACLVNTSFYGCEFASHIVVDFTEADLSGADFRQCRCVQSGPNAFNGLGGVPVGGGGGFMFGSSCSSFAHLIKTGHVKFTGAKHIGTKFEQHIRDLINF, from the coding sequence ATGTCTGAAAATGAATCCTGGGAGCATGAAATCAATGGAAAATTATCCGATCTGGTGGCTTGTGTTGAACGGCGAGAGCGAGAACTAGTTCAGCGGAGCCAAAAACTAGAAAGTGATCGCGAGGGATTTGAACAAGAAATGAAGATCAAACGACAGGAACAGGAAAAGGTGATCGAGCAACAGTACAAGGACCTTGAAGAAATGAGGGTTAAGatagaaaatgaaaagaagcgAATGCATGAAGTCTATGAGTTTCAATCTTCGCCAGTTCATCTGAATATCGGAGGCCATCGCTTCACGACCTCTCTTCAAACTCTCAGGAGAGATCAGGACTCTATGCTAGCGACGATGTTTTCTGGCAGGCACAAGCTTTTACAAGAACCTGACGGAAGCTACTTTGTGGATAGGGACGGAACACATTTTCGTCATATTTTGAACTATCTTCGCGATGGCTTCCACGCGGAAATGTTTCCTCAGGATGAGCTATCCTTGAGACAAATTGTCAATGAAGCACAGTATTACCAGCTTAATGGTCTGATTGCTGGAATTGAAACTGTTTTGGATCCCCCTCCACCAGCTCCCGACTTTACACAGACTGAAATCAATGACATGCTTGCAACGTTAACTCGACAATCAACCAGCAGTGCGAGCCCACCTCCAGGGTTAGATCTCGGAACCAGCAGACCTAAATTAGCTGATTTCGTTTTCCACAATATGACAAAAACTAATTTGGACTTCAGCAGAAAGAACCTTGCTGGTCTGTCCTTTGCCCACACTACTTTTGCTCACAATGTTTCCTTTGTGGATGCATGTTTGGTTAACACTTCCTTCTACGGTTGTGAGTTTGCCAGTCACATTGTGGTAGATTTCACAGAAGCTGATCTCTCTGGTGCAGACTTTCGGCAGTGTCGCTGTGTTCAGAGTGGCCCCAATGCATTTAATGGTTTGGGTGGGGTTCCTGTGGGAGGTGGCGGTGGATTCATGTTTGGTTCAAGTTGTTCCAGCTTTGCACACTTGATCAAGACTGGACATGTGAAATTCACTGGAGCAAAGCACATTGGTACAAAGTTTGAACAACACATCCGTGATTTAATTAATTTCTGA
- the LOC138012665 gene encoding myosin-2 essential light chain-like, which yields MSSLSEDQISEHKEAFMLFDRKGDGKIESAQLGEVLRSLGLNPTQADVKKVLNEVDPKGNKRIAFEEFLPIFLSIGQKKPIHSSSEGFVDGLRVFDREGNGQISAAELRHVLTGLGERMTDEEVDLLVSGQEDQQGQINYEEFVKMVMSG from the exons ATG TCTAGTTTATCGGAAGATCAAATTTCGG AGCACAAGGAAGCTTTTATGCTTTTTGATCGTAAAGGGGATGGAAAAATTGAATCAGCACAACTGGGAGAAGTGCTTCGATCGCTTGGACTGAACCCAACACAAGCGGATGTGAAGAAGGTTTTGAACGAGGTGGATCCGAAag GCAATAAGCGTATCGCTTTTGAGGAGTTTTTGCCAATCTTCCTCTCCATTGGCCAGAAAAAGCCAATCCACAGCTCCAGtgaaggttttgtggatggtctGCGGGTGTTTGACAGAGAGGGGAATGGGCAGATATCAGCTGCGGAGCTGCGACATGTGCTCACAGGACTAG GAGAAAGAATGACTGATGAAGAGGTTGATCTTCTTGTGAGTGGACAGGAGGACCAACAAGGACAGATAAACTATGAAG AATTTGTGAAAATGGTTATGTCTGGGTAA
- the LOC138012666 gene encoding myosin-2 essential light chain-like, whose translation MSQPTQEEMDEYRDAFSLFDTEGDGKIECEQIGSLLRSLNLNPDDEDILKIEKEIGDRRVSFEEFLSIFVREKKNARNVSAQQFIDTLGVFDKDNAGRVSSGELRHVLTALGNKLRNYQVDELFNDVGEQAGFINTADFVNMVMSN comes from the exons ATGTCGCAGCCGACGCAAGAAGAGATGGATG AGTACCGAGACGCCTTCAGCCTCTTTGATACAGAAGGTGACGGGAAGATTGAGTGTGAGCAGATCGGAAGCCTGCTTCGCTCGTTAAATCTAAATCCCGATGACGAAGACATTTTGAAGATAGAGAAAGAAATCG GTGACCGGCGCGTGTCGTTTGAAGAGTTCTTGTCAATTTTCGTGAGGGAGAAAAAGAACGCTAGGAACGTGTCGGCTCAACAGTTCATTGACACGCTGGGCGTGTTTGACAAGGACAACGCAGGCAGGGTTTCATCCGGCGAATTACGCCATGTGTTAACGGCGTTGG GCAATAAGCTCAGAAATTACCAGGTTGACGAGTTGTTTAATGATGTTGGGGAACAAGCCGGATTTATAAACACTGCAG ATTTTGTCAACATGGTTATGTCAAACTAG
- the LOC138012664 gene encoding checkpoint protein HUS1-like codes for MRFRAKIVDVNCIQHLTRVLGTISRMAKMCALQLTPTKLYFILTDNATVGGVSIWCELTQCNFFDEYRIEGKDETNNIYLELMPDNLTRAMKSALNAQAVKIKLTKKHTPCLTFEITLPSLTSHTRSVIHDVPVGVIPQRNWEEYEEPAMPDFDVSIYMPPMKVVKNVTERMKNLSNFLVLSANKNGYMTLRIDTDSVTVTTHFKHLDTPTWEGDLSQNHNRDPDKMAEARVDIKKLATFLHGQQVNPSKVICNIVHGKAVQFLLLHDDLSLQYVIPAVSL; via the exons ATGCGATTCAGAGCAAAGATTGTGGATGTAAACTGCATTCAACACTTAACTC GGGTGCTAGGCACCATTTCTCGAATGGCAAAGATGTGTGCTTTGCAGCTGACACCAACAAAGCTTTACTTTATTCTGACTGACAATGCCACTGTGGGTGGAGTGTCGATTTGGTGTGAATTAACACAG TGCAATTTCTTTGATGAGTATCGCATTGAAGGGAAAGATGAGACAAATAATATTTATCTTGAGTTGATGCCAGATAACTTGACAAGAGCAATGAAGTCAGCTTTAAATGCTCAGGCTGTCAAAATTAAACTCACAAAGAAGCACACACCATGTTTGACTTTTGAAATTACTCTG CCATCTCTTACTAGTCACACAAGAAGTGTAATACATGATGTGCCAGTTGGGGTGATTCCTCAGAGAAACTGGGAGGAGTATGAGGAACCAGCAATGCCTGATTTCGAT GTCAGCATTTACATGCCACCCATGAAAGTGGTTAAAAATGTGACTGAGCGAATGAAGAACCTCAGTAACTTTTTG GTTCTCTCAGCCAATAAGAATGGCTACATGACTCTAAGAATAGACACAGACTCCGTGACTGTCACAACCCATTTCAAGCATTTGGACACGCCGACATGGG AAGGCGATTTGTCTCAAAATCACAACCGTGACCCTGACAAGATGGCAGAGGCCAGAGTGGATATCAAGAAGCTTGCTACTTTTCTTCATGGTCAGCAAGTTAATCCGAGCAAAGTCATTTGCA ACATTGTACATGGGAAAGCTGTGCAGTTTCTATTGCTTCATGACGATTTATCGCTTCAGTACGTTATTCCTGCTGTTTCTTTATGA
- the LOC137968245 gene encoding zinc finger MYM-type protein 1-like, which yields MSSQEPPKKKSKQVENKQGTLLSWIRPCTSDTEPGVVEETILIKEQSGNETDLEPSTTIAGKQETTKRQLSPPDQVFVNVSDSPYQPKNFKFPAKTFGSKNQTKRSFQTAWFERFKWLHYDERRDAAYCHTCLKALHSGMLTSSTADPAFTKNGFCNWKNALEKKKGYQKHESSDSHMEAVARYVTAPATVIGDIGDLLCERHALEKSKNRKILLTILSNIRYLARQALPLRGDWNTETMCEENSNFHQLLKLRSQENPEIIEWLQKRDEKYTSPEIQNEMLEAMTFGMMRKISANIQNATLFTIMADETADVSNKEQLVICIRWVDHCFVIHEDFIGMHPLERTTADQVVAILKNALLRMNLNIQHARGQCYDGAATMAGEKTGVATQIKTINGKCLYTHCYGHALNLAVADVIKSVQCISDSLDTVREIGKLVKKSPQRNTKLDKIRAETKNESRGVHAFCPTRWTTRK from the exons ATGTCTTCGCAAGAGCCGCCGAAAAAGAAATCCAAACAAGTCGAAAATAAGCAGGGAACACTTTTATCGTGGATAAGACCATGTACTAGTGACACAGAACCTGGTGTAGTCGAAGAAACAATCCTAATCAAAGAACAATCCGGAAATGAAACTGATTTGGAGCCATCGACAACAATAGCTGGCAAACAGGAAACGACAAAGAGGCAACTCAGCCCTCCAGATCAGGTCTTTGTTAACGTATCAGATAGTCCTTATCAGCCGAAGAATTTTAAATTCCCGGCAAAGACCTTCGGGAGtaagaatcaaacaaaaagatcatttcaAACAGCATGGTTTGAACGATTTAAGTGGTTGCATTATGACGAGAGAAGAGATGCGGCTTATTGCCATACTTGCTTGAAAGCACTTCACAGCGGAATGTTAACTTCATCTACTGCAGACCCAGCTTTTACGAAAAATGGATTTTGTAACTGGAAAAATGCGttggagaaaaagaaaggataTCAAAAGCACGAATCGTCTGATTCGCATATGGAGGCAGTTGCAAGATATGTCACGGCACCCGCTACAGTAATAGGTGATATCGGTGACTTGCTATGTGAACGACATGCATTAgaaaagagcaaaaatagaaagattttGCTCACAATCCTGTCCAACATCCGATACTTAGCGCGCCAGGCTTTGCCATTAAGGGGAGACTGGAACACTGAAACAATGTGTGAGGAGAACTCCAATTTTCATCAGCTGCTGAAACTACGGTCACAAGAAAATCCAGAGATCATTGAGTGGCTTCAGAAAAGAGATGAGAAATACACATCGCCAGAAATTCAGAATGAGATGCTAGAGGCAATGACTTTTGGCATGATGCGGAAAATATCTGCAAACATTCAGAATGCGACCCTTTTCACGATCATGGCTGACGAAACAGCAGATGTTTCAAACAAGGAACAACTAGTTATTTGCATTCGGTGGGTCGACCACTGTTTTGTGATACACGAAGATTTCATCGGAATGCATCCTTTGGAAAGAACAACTGCAGATCAAGTAGTAGCAATACTAAAGAATGCCCTACTGAGAATGAATTTAAACATCCAGCACGCCCGTGGGCAGTGTTATGATGGAGCAGCGACAATGGCAGGCGAGAAAACAGGAGTAGCTACGCAAATTAAAACCATCAACGGAAAATGCTTATACACGCACTGTTATGGGCATGCCTTAAATCTGGCTGTCGCTGATGTCATAAAATCAGTTCAGTGCATCAGTGATTCACTTGATACAGTACGCGAAATTGGAAAGCTGGTTAAAAAGTCACCTCAAAGAAACACAAAGTTAGACAAAATAAGAGCCGAAACCAAGAATGAGTCACGTGGTGTACATGCATTTTGTCCTACGAGATGGACT ACACGGAAATAA